In a single window of the Natronorubrum halophilum genome:
- a CDS encoding gamma-glutamyltransferase family protein: MDTDIDLDRFDSRRSTVYANRGLVATSQPLAAEAGVSILRDGGNAFDAAVATAAALNVVEPTSTGLGGDVFALYRTADGEVGALRSCGHAPADATIETVTTALEETDEETLEGYYPESRGYAVDGGASADELGMPFLGPHAVTVPGTARGWEATVQQLGRLSLGDVLEPAIHYAIEGYPVSPVIAHHWRGAETLFTADHAREAYLFDGESPAPGETVTLPRLGESMRKIAEHGADEVYEGSIADEIVDEVQSAGGFMSRDDLAGFEPEFVDPVSTTYNGTEVYELPPNNQGLIALEALNIAEETGAGEHPYDSPERVHAFVEAAKLAFVDGHRYITDPAYEHVPPLASTAYARERARAIDETPIRNPAVGVPNATAEDADTVLLTVGDEEGNLVSYINSRFAGFGSGLVAGNTGIALQNRGASFSLDSDHPNSLEPGKRPFHTLVPAIAKLEEDDWLAFGVMGGYMQPQGHVQVLSNLVDYGMNPQAALDMPRWRYREDGTLSVEERLPNAAELARMGHEVGVLPPVMFGGAQLVRHRGETLSGATEPRKDGAAIGY; the protein is encoded by the coding sequence ATGGACACCGATATCGACCTCGATCGGTTCGACTCGAGACGGTCGACCGTCTACGCCAACCGAGGACTGGTCGCGACGAGCCAGCCACTCGCCGCGGAGGCGGGGGTTTCGATCCTCCGGGACGGTGGGAACGCCTTCGACGCGGCCGTTGCGACGGCAGCCGCGCTCAACGTCGTCGAGCCGACATCGACCGGGCTGGGCGGCGACGTCTTCGCGCTCTACCGGACCGCGGACGGCGAGGTCGGTGCGCTGCGCTCGTGTGGCCACGCGCCGGCCGACGCGACGATCGAAACCGTAACGACCGCACTCGAGGAGACCGACGAGGAGACGCTCGAGGGGTACTACCCCGAGTCGCGCGGTTACGCCGTCGACGGCGGAGCGAGCGCCGACGAACTGGGAATGCCCTTCCTCGGCCCCCACGCGGTGACGGTTCCCGGCACGGCTCGCGGCTGGGAGGCCACGGTTCAGCAACTGGGCCGGCTCTCGCTGGGAGACGTACTCGAGCCGGCGATCCACTACGCGATCGAGGGGTATCCCGTCTCGCCGGTCATCGCCCACCACTGGCGAGGGGCCGAGACGCTGTTTACGGCCGACCACGCCCGCGAGGCGTACCTCTTCGACGGCGAGAGCCCGGCTCCCGGGGAGACCGTCACGCTCCCGCGATTGGGCGAATCGATGCGGAAGATCGCCGAACACGGCGCTGACGAGGTCTACGAGGGGTCGATCGCGGACGAGATCGTCGACGAAGTCCAGTCCGCTGGCGGCTTCATGAGCCGCGACGACCTGGCCGGCTTCGAACCCGAGTTCGTCGACCCCGTTAGCACGACGTACAACGGGACCGAGGTGTACGAACTGCCGCCGAACAATCAGGGCCTCATCGCGCTCGAGGCGCTGAACATCGCCGAGGAGACCGGCGCTGGTGAACACCCCTACGACTCACCCGAGCGCGTACACGCCTTCGTCGAGGCAGCGAAACTCGCGTTCGTCGACGGCCACCGCTACATCACCGATCCCGCATACGAGCACGTCCCGCCGCTGGCCTCGACGGCCTACGCTCGAGAGCGCGCCCGGGCGATCGACGAGACGCCGATTCGGAACCCAGCGGTCGGCGTCCCGAACGCCACCGCTGAGGACGCGGACACCGTTCTCCTGACCGTCGGGGACGAAGAGGGAAATCTCGTCTCCTACATCAACTCCCGGTTCGCCGGCTTCGGAAGCGGGCTGGTCGCCGGGAACACCGGGATCGCACTCCAGAATCGCGGCGCGTCGTTCTCGCTCGATTCCGATCATCCCAACAGCTTAGAGCCCGGGAAGCGACCGTTTCACACCCTCGTTCCCGCTATCGCGAAGCTCGAGGAGGACGACTGGCTGGCCTTCGGCGTCATGGGCGGCTACATGCAGCCCCAGGGCCACGTTCAGGTGCTCTCGAACCTCGTCGATTACGGGATGAATCCACAGGCAGCACTCGATATGCCGCGCTGGCGTTACCGCGAGGACGGCACGCTCAGCGTCGAAGAGCGACTGCCGAACGCGGCCGAGCTCGCGCGAATGGGCCACGAAGTCGGCGTCCTGCCGCCGGTCATGTTCGGTGGCGCACAACTCGTTCGCCACCGAGGCGAGACCCTCTCCGGAGCCACGGAACCCCGGAAGGACGGGGCCGCAATCGGCTACTGA
- a CDS encoding cupin domain-containing protein: protein MSLDEYDAALADLEPADGEVETAALVVTNDVLVKAFALGPGAELAPHEHADSTNVFHVLEGTVTVIRGDESEAIEAPGVVHHERGDVHGARNETEETVVFTASLCPLPP from the coding sequence ATGTCACTCGACGAATACGACGCGGCGCTTGCGGACCTCGAACCGGCCGATGGCGAGGTCGAAACGGCAGCGTTGGTCGTCACCAACGACGTTCTCGTGAAGGCGTTCGCACTCGGTCCGGGCGCGGAACTCGCTCCCCACGAGCACGCCGACAGTACGAACGTCTTTCACGTGCTCGAGGGGACGGTAACCGTAATTCGGGGCGACGAGAGCGAGGCGATCGAAGCCCCCGGCGTCGTCCATCACGAGCGCGGCGACGTTCACGGCGCTCGAAACGAGACCGAGGAGACGGTCGTGTTTACCGCGAGTCTCTGTCCGCTTCCACCGTGA
- a CDS encoding DNA-methyltransferase, producing the protein METTHRVFVGDSQDLEEIDDASVELVVTSPPYPMIEMWDDLFTELDPAIGDALEAGDGRAAFDAMHAQLDRVWDELERVLVDGGIACLNVGDATRTVDGSFRVYANHARVLEAFESRGFDPLPDILWRKPANSAAKFMGSGMIPPNAYVTLEHEYVLVFRKGGKSLSFEPGADRRYEAAYFWEERNRWFTDLWTEVQGELQTLEFADDDLRDRSAAYPLEIPYRLICMYSTYGDTVLDPFWGTGTTTLAAMCAGRHSLGSELEAAFLDLFDDRIGDVPALSRSVGRTRLERHREFVERRRAEGTGFEYEADRYETPVVTKMERGIQLREVSSIDALEDGTARGYRAEHEPLSLE; encoded by the coding sequence ATGGAGACGACCCACCGCGTCTTCGTCGGTGACTCACAGGACCTCGAAGAGATCGACGACGCGTCCGTCGAACTCGTCGTCACGTCCCCGCCGTATCCAATGATCGAAATGTGGGACGACCTCTTTACGGAGCTCGATCCCGCCATCGGCGACGCGCTCGAGGCCGGCGACGGACGCGCGGCGTTCGACGCGATGCACGCCCAGCTCGATCGCGTCTGGGACGAACTCGAGCGCGTGCTGGTCGACGGCGGCATCGCGTGTTTGAACGTCGGCGACGCGACCCGGACGGTCGACGGGAGCTTTCGCGTTTACGCCAACCACGCGCGCGTCCTTGAGGCGTTCGAGTCCCGCGGCTTCGACCCCCTTCCCGATATCCTCTGGCGTAAACCAGCTAACAGCGCCGCCAAGTTCATGGGGAGCGGGATGATCCCGCCCAACGCCTACGTCACCCTTGAGCACGAGTACGTGCTGGTCTTCAGGAAGGGTGGCAAGAGCCTGTCGTTCGAGCCGGGTGCCGACCGACGGTACGAGGCGGCGTACTTCTGGGAGGAGCGCAACCGATGGTTTACGGACCTCTGGACCGAAGTGCAGGGCGAACTGCAGACGCTCGAGTTCGCGGACGACGACCTCCGCGATCGGTCGGCCGCGTACCCGCTCGAGATCCCCTACCGGCTGATCTGTATGTACTCGACCTACGGCGACACCGTCCTCGATCCCTTCTGGGGCACCGGAACGACCACGCTCGCGGCGATGTGCGCCGGCCGCCATTCCCTGGGGTCGGAACTCGAGGCGGCGTTTCTCGACCTGTTTGACGATCGGATCGGCGACGTTCCGGCGCTGTCGCGGTCGGTCGGCCGGACGCGACTCGAGCGCCACCGCGAGTTCGTCGAGCGCCGTCGCGCGGAGGGGACGGGATTCGAGTACGAGGCCGACCGCTACGAGACGCCGGTCGTGACCAAGATGGAGCGCGGGATACAGCTCCGCGAGGTGTCGTCGATCGACGCGCTCGAGGACGGCACCGCGCGCGGCTACCGGGCCGAACACGAACCGTTGTCGCTCGAGTGA
- a CDS encoding NADPH-dependent FMN reductase has translation MADVHVVALCGSLRDESTTRSALERTLEAADRAGASTELLDLREFELPIFDADRDREDAGDAAELAARVRAADAIILGSPMYHGSYASPLKTALDYCGFDEFGDKTVGLLGVSGGAFPVTTLEHLRSVCRSLNAWVIPHEAAVPNSHSVFEEGAFVDQKLEERVATLGRRAVQYAVIEPDPDSFESEQNIGAEGK, from the coding sequence ATGGCAGACGTTCACGTCGTTGCACTCTGTGGCAGTCTCCGCGATGAAAGTACGACTCGTAGCGCGCTCGAGCGGACGCTCGAGGCGGCCGACCGGGCCGGTGCGAGCACCGAACTGCTCGACCTTCGCGAGTTCGAACTCCCGATTTTCGACGCGGACCGCGACCGGGAAGACGCCGGCGATGCGGCGGAACTGGCGGCCCGGGTGCGAGCGGCCGACGCGATCATCCTCGGCTCGCCGATGTACCACGGCTCCTACGCCTCGCCACTGAAGACCGCCCTCGACTACTGCGGGTTCGACGAGTTCGGGGACAAGACCGTCGGGCTGCTCGGGGTTTCGGGAGGGGCCTTCCCGGTGACGACGCTCGAGCACCTGCGCTCGGTCTGTCGGTCGCTGAACGCGTGGGTGATTCCGCACGAGGCGGCCGTTCCGAACTCCCACTCGGTGTTCGAAGAGGGGGCGTTCGTCGATCAGAAACTCGAGGAGCGCGTGGCAACGCTCGGTCGGCGTGCGGTCCAGTACGCCGTGATCGAACCGGATCCGGACTCGTTCGAGAGCGAGCAGAACATCGGCGCGGAGGGGAAGTAA
- a CDS encoding HhH-GPD family protein produces the protein MSESDGGADADGEWSLPEDLEAVQESLIGWYEGDHRDFPWRRTDDPYEILVSEVMSQQTQLDRVVEAWEGFLERWPTTTDLAAADRADVVGFWTNHSLGYNNRAKYLHESAQQVEEEYAGAFPTTPDELQELMGVGPYTANAVASFAFNNGDAVVDTNVKRVSYRAFSIPDDDAAFEEAANDLLPEGESRVWNNAIMELGGVVCTQTPRCDEVGCPWREWCDAYASGDFTAPDVPTQPAFEGSRRQFRGRVIGTLREYDELEVDTLGHRIRVDYVPNGEYGREWLEGLLADLESDGLVELDRTESDAELVARLQR, from the coding sequence ATGAGTGAGAGCGACGGTGGCGCTGACGCAGACGGGGAGTGGTCCCTTCCCGAAGATCTCGAGGCCGTTCAGGAATCCCTGATCGGGTGGTACGAGGGCGATCACCGTGATTTTCCCTGGCGGCGCACGGACGACCCCTACGAGATCCTCGTCAGCGAGGTGATGAGCCAGCAGACCCAACTGGACCGAGTCGTCGAGGCCTGGGAGGGGTTCCTCGAGCGCTGGCCGACGACGACCGATCTCGCGGCGGCGGACCGGGCGGACGTCGTTGGATTCTGGACGAACCACAGCCTCGGCTACAACAACCGGGCGAAGTATCTGCACGAGTCGGCCCAGCAGGTCGAAGAGGAGTACGCCGGCGCCTTCCCAACGACACCGGACGAACTGCAGGAACTCATGGGCGTCGGTCCCTACACCGCAAACGCCGTCGCGAGTTTCGCGTTCAACAACGGCGACGCGGTCGTCGATACCAACGTCAAGCGGGTCAGCTACCGCGCCTTTTCGATCCCGGACGACGACGCAGCCTTCGAGGAAGCCGCAAACGATCTTCTGCCCGAGGGCGAGTCGCGGGTCTGGAACAACGCGATCATGGAACTCGGCGGCGTCGTCTGTACTCAGACGCCCCGCTGTGACGAGGTGGGGTGTCCGTGGCGCGAGTGGTGCGACGCCTACGCGAGCGGTGATTTCACCGCCCCGGACGTCCCGACCCAGCCCGCTTTCGAGGGCAGCCGACGGCAGTTCCGCGGGCGCGTGATCGGCACCCTGCGCGAGTACGACGAACTCGAGGTGGACACGCTCGGCCACCGAATCCGGGTCGACTACGTCCCGAACGGCGAGTACGGCCGCGAGTGGCTCGAGGGTCTGCTCGCGGATCTCGAGTCGGACGGCCTGGTCGAACTCGATCGAACCGAATCCGACGCCGAACTCGTCGCGCGGCTCCAACGGTAG